Proteins from one Panicum virgatum strain AP13 chromosome 7K, P.virgatum_v5, whole genome shotgun sequence genomic window:
- the LOC120641838 gene encoding cyclin-T1-2-like isoform X4 produces the protein MYRRDTAAAQRIRQKDVFEKQKALILIGERLVLTTIRFDFNIQHPYRPLFDAMRNLGINQKEVKQVAWNFVNDWLKTTLYLQYKPQYIAAGSLYLAAKLHNIKLPLHGAHVWWHQFDVAPKPLEAVIQQMMEHAAVKKLMPARPSPVKQKEVPCEAKLHISNSPDSVLNQSSLLISSSSPDIGEPSDPMQLDSCQYLTSSHTSDGRVSGPESNSLSVSAYINVSRKVHDEESLDQASITKHDAGMMSCSNQTSLDAIAAAEGSAECMKQDASHCTVNGKILNQASRNWHGGNVNPLPVVISLDAKMDRESTWCVEPLIGSSNHCTDSLIADSLCSDQRLAAAASVPINDAPSASPVVVESDSLRAELKNVDVARIKDLLSKRKRQREIQERAIGSDDLSEEAWIERELESGIVTKQEAAASDGLSDEAWIERELEAGIVVGPRNKQAITLDCLSEDDWIERELESGIIVEPAYASKKQKLESSCC, from the exons ATGTATAGGCGGGACACTGCTGCAGCTCAAAGGATCCGCCAGAAG GATGTTTTTGAGAAGCAGAAAGCACTAATTTTGATCGGAGAGAGATTGGTTCTTACAACTATTCGATTTGATTTCAACATTCAGCATCCTTATAGACCACTTTTTGATGCTATGAGAAATCTTGGCATCAATCAGAAGGAAGTGAAACAAGTAGCATGGAACTTTGTGAATGATTG GCTTAAAACAACACTGTACCTACAGTATAAACCACAGTATATTGCTGCTGGATCTCTTTACCTGGCGGCAAAGCTTCACAATATCAAGCTCCCGTTACATGGAGCGCATGTCTGGTGGCACCAATTTGATGTTGCACCGAAGCCTCTGGAAG CTGTCATTCAACAAATGATGGAGCATGCTGCTGTGAAAAAACTGATGCCTGCTCGTCCCAGTCCAGTTAAGCAAAAGGAAGTTCCATGTGAAGCTAAACTGCACATATCTAACAGCCCGGACTCTGTGTTGAATCAATCAAGCTTGTTAATAAGCAGCTCAAGTCCTGATATTGGCGAGCCCAGTGACCCAATGCAGCTGGATTCCTGTCAATACTTGACAAGCAGTCATACAAGTGATGGTAGGGTCTCAGGCCCGGAGAGCAATTCGTTGAGTGTAAGTGCTTATATAAATGTTTCTAGGAAAGTACATGATGAAGAGAGCTTGGATCAAGCCTCAATAACCAAACATGACGCTGGGATGATGTCATGTAGTAATCAGACATCATTAGATGCAATTGCAGCCGCGGAGGGCAGTGCTGAATGTATGAAGCAGGATGCAAGCCATTGCACAGTCAATGGCAAAATCTTGAACCAGGCATCAAGAAATTGGCATGGTGGTAACGTGAACCCATTACCTGTGGTGATATCACTGGATGCCAAGATGGACAGAGAAAGCACTTGGTGTGTCGAACCATTGATTGGAAGCTCTAATCATTGTACTGACAGTCTGATTGCGGATAGCTTGTGCTCTGATCAGAGattggctgctgctgcttcagTCCCAATTAACGATGCACCGTCTGCATCGCCAGTTGTAGTGGAGTCTGATTCTTTGAGGGCAGAACTTAAAAATGTTGATGTTGCCAGAATAAAGGATTTATTGTcaaagaggaagaggcagagaGAGATCCAAGAGCGAGCCATTGGTTCAGACGACCTCAGTGAAGAAGCCTGGATTGAGAGAGAGCTCGAGTCTGGGATTGTTACCAAACAAGAAGCTGCTGCCTCAGATGGGCTGAGTGATGAAGCCTGGATCGAGAGGGAGCTCGAAGCCGGTATTGTGGTTGGACCAAGAAATAAGCAGGCAATTACTTTAGATTGTTTGAGTGAAGATGATTGGATTGAGAGGGAGCTCGAGTCTGGGATTATTGTAGAGCCAGCGTATGCCAGCAAGAAACAGAAGCTAGAGTCAAGCTGCTGCTAG
- the LOC120641838 gene encoding cyclin-T1-2-like isoform X3 has protein sequence MDGEPKILEKLSHERMYSWYFTREELEKLSPSRKDGITESKESELRHLYCSFIRDVGIRLKLPQMTVATAIMFCHRFYIHQSLAKNGWQTVATVCVFLASKAEDTPCPLDHVVRVAYETMYRRDTAAAQRIRQKDVFEKQKALILIGERLVLTTIRFDFNIQHPYRPLFDAMRNLGINQKEVKQVAWNFVNDWLKTTLYLQYKPQYIAAGSLYLAAKLHNIKLPLHGAHVWWHQFDVAPKPLEAVIQQMMEHAAVKKLMPARPSPVKQKEVPCEAKLHISNSPDSVLNQSSLLISSSSPDIGEPSDPMQLDSCQYLTSSHTSDGRVSGPESNSLSVSAYINVSRKVHDEESLDQASITKHDAGMMSCSNQTSLDAIAAAEGSAECMKQDASHCTVNGKILNQASRNWHGGNVNPLPVVISLDAKMDRESTWCVEPLIGSSNHCTDSLIADSLCSDQRLAAAASVPINDAPSASPVVVESDSLRAELKNVDVARIKDLLSKRKRQREIQERAIGSDDLSEEAWIERELESGIVTKQEAAASDGLSDEAWIERELEAGIVVGPRNKQAITLDCLSEDDWIERELESGIIVEPAYASKKQKLESSCC, from the exons ATGGATGGGGAACCCAAGATCCTTGAGAAATTATCACATGAACGCATGTACTCTTGGTACTTCACCAGGGAAGAACTAGAGAAGTTATCTCCATCAAGGAAAGATGGAATTACTGAAAGCAAGGAGTCAGAACTTCGGCATTTATATTGTTCATTTATTCGGGATGTTGGCATCAGGCTGAAACT aCCTCAGATGACTGTAGCGACAGCAATAATGTTTTGCCATCGCTTCTATATACACCAGTCCCTTGCCAAAAATGGATGGCAG ACAGTTGCAACTGTATGTGTATTTCTGGCATCGAAAGCTGAAGATACTCCTTGCCCCCTGGACCATGTAGTTCGAGTAGCCTATGAGACAATGTATAGGCGGGACACTGCTGCAGCTCAAAGGATCCGCCAGAAG GATGTTTTTGAGAAGCAGAAAGCACTAATTTTGATCGGAGAGAGATTGGTTCTTACAACTATTCGATTTGATTTCAACATTCAGCATCCTTATAGACCACTTTTTGATGCTATGAGAAATCTTGGCATCAATCAGAAGGAAGTGAAACAAGTAGCATGGAACTTTGTGAATGATTG GCTTAAAACAACACTGTACCTACAGTATAAACCACAGTATATTGCTGCTGGATCTCTTTACCTGGCGGCAAAGCTTCACAATATCAAGCTCCCGTTACATGGAGCGCATGTCTGGTGGCACCAATTTGATGTTGCACCGAAGCCTCTGGAAG CTGTCATTCAACAAATGATGGAGCATGCTGCTGTGAAAAAACTGATGCCTGCTCGTCCCAGTCCAGTTAAGCAAAAGGAAGTTCCATGTGAAGCTAAACTGCACATATCTAACAGCCCGGACTCTGTGTTGAATCAATCAAGCTTGTTAATAAGCAGCTCAAGTCCTGATATTGGCGAGCCCAGTGACCCAATGCAGCTGGATTCCTGTCAATACTTGACAAGCAGTCATACAAGTGATGGTAGGGTCTCAGGCCCGGAGAGCAATTCGTTGAGTGTAAGTGCTTATATAAATGTTTCTAGGAAAGTACATGATGAAGAGAGCTTGGATCAAGCCTCAATAACCAAACATGACGCTGGGATGATGTCATGTAGTAATCAGACATCATTAGATGCAATTGCAGCCGCGGAGGGCAGTGCTGAATGTATGAAGCAGGATGCAAGCCATTGCACAGTCAATGGCAAAATCTTGAACCAGGCATCAAGAAATTGGCATGGTGGTAACGTGAACCCATTACCTGTGGTGATATCACTGGATGCCAAGATGGACAGAGAAAGCACTTGGTGTGTCGAACCATTGATTGGAAGCTCTAATCATTGTACTGACAGTCTGATTGCGGATAGCTTGTGCTCTGATCAGAGattggctgctgctgcttcagTCCCAATTAACGATGCACCGTCTGCATCGCCAGTTGTAGTGGAGTCTGATTCTTTGAGGGCAGAACTTAAAAATGTTGATGTTGCCAGAATAAAGGATTTATTGTcaaagaggaagaggcagagaGAGATCCAAGAGCGAGCCATTGGTTCAGACGACCTCAGTGAAGAAGCCTGGATTGAGAGAGAGCTCGAGTCTGGGATTGTTACCAAACAAGAAGCTGCTGCCTCAGATGGGCTGAGTGATGAAGCCTGGATCGAGAGGGAGCTCGAAGCCGGTATTGTGGTTGGACCAAGAAATAAGCAGGCAATTACTTTAGATTGTTTGAGTGAAGATGATTGGATTGAGAGGGAGCTCGAGTCTGGGATTATTGTAGAGCCAGCGTATGCCAGCAAGAAACAGAAGCTAGAGTCAAGCTGCTGCTAG
- the LOC120641838 gene encoding cyclin-T1-2-like isoform X2 translates to MLSLKSKKSAEFLCQAFVGMFNNLFSISNLTLQMLQLKKSLTYIDGSSCEITNPPTVATVCVFLASKAEDTPCPLDHVVRVAYETMYRRDTAAAQRIRQKDVFEKQKALILIGERLVLTTIRFDFNIQHPYRPLFDAMRNLGINQKEVKQVAWNFVNDWLKTTLYLQYKPQYIAAGSLYLAAKLHNIKLPLHGAHVWWHQFDVAPKPLEAVIQQMMEHAAVKKLMPARPSPVKQKEVPCEAKLHISNSPDSVLNQSSLLISSSSPDIGEPSDPMQLDSCQYLTSSHTSDGRVSGPESNSLSVSAYINVSRKVHDEESLDQASITKHDAGMMSCSNQTSLDAIAAAEGSAECMKQDASHCTVNGKILNQASRNWHGGNVNPLPVVISLDAKMDRESTWCVEPLIGSSNHCTDSLIADSLCSDQRLAAAASVPINDAPSASPVVVESDSLRAELKNVDVARIKDLLSKRKRQREIQERAIGSDDLSEEAWIERELESGIVTKQEAAASDGLSDEAWIERELEAGIVVGPRNKQAITLDCLSEDDWIERELESGIIVEPAYASKKQKLESSCC, encoded by the exons ATGCTGTCTTTGAAAAGCAAGAAGAGTGCAGAGTTTCTTTGCCAAGCATTTGTTGGAATGTTCAACAATCTATTCTCCATTTCCAACTTAACATTGCAAA TGTTACAACTTAAAAAAAGTTTGACATACATTGACGGATCATCTTGTGAAATTACGAATCCTCCA ACAGTTGCAACTGTATGTGTATTTCTGGCATCGAAAGCTGAAGATACTCCTTGCCCCCTGGACCATGTAGTTCGAGTAGCCTATGAGACAATGTATAGGCGGGACACTGCTGCAGCTCAAAGGATCCGCCAGAAG GATGTTTTTGAGAAGCAGAAAGCACTAATTTTGATCGGAGAGAGATTGGTTCTTACAACTATTCGATTTGATTTCAACATTCAGCATCCTTATAGACCACTTTTTGATGCTATGAGAAATCTTGGCATCAATCAGAAGGAAGTGAAACAAGTAGCATGGAACTTTGTGAATGATTG GCTTAAAACAACACTGTACCTACAGTATAAACCACAGTATATTGCTGCTGGATCTCTTTACCTGGCGGCAAAGCTTCACAATATCAAGCTCCCGTTACATGGAGCGCATGTCTGGTGGCACCAATTTGATGTTGCACCGAAGCCTCTGGAAG CTGTCATTCAACAAATGATGGAGCATGCTGCTGTGAAAAAACTGATGCCTGCTCGTCCCAGTCCAGTTAAGCAAAAGGAAGTTCCATGTGAAGCTAAACTGCACATATCTAACAGCCCGGACTCTGTGTTGAATCAATCAAGCTTGTTAATAAGCAGCTCAAGTCCTGATATTGGCGAGCCCAGTGACCCAATGCAGCTGGATTCCTGTCAATACTTGACAAGCAGTCATACAAGTGATGGTAGGGTCTCAGGCCCGGAGAGCAATTCGTTGAGTGTAAGTGCTTATATAAATGTTTCTAGGAAAGTACATGATGAAGAGAGCTTGGATCAAGCCTCAATAACCAAACATGACGCTGGGATGATGTCATGTAGTAATCAGACATCATTAGATGCAATTGCAGCCGCGGAGGGCAGTGCTGAATGTATGAAGCAGGATGCAAGCCATTGCACAGTCAATGGCAAAATCTTGAACCAGGCATCAAGAAATTGGCATGGTGGTAACGTGAACCCATTACCTGTGGTGATATCACTGGATGCCAAGATGGACAGAGAAAGCACTTGGTGTGTCGAACCATTGATTGGAAGCTCTAATCATTGTACTGACAGTCTGATTGCGGATAGCTTGTGCTCTGATCAGAGattggctgctgctgcttcagTCCCAATTAACGATGCACCGTCTGCATCGCCAGTTGTAGTGGAGTCTGATTCTTTGAGGGCAGAACTTAAAAATGTTGATGTTGCCAGAATAAAGGATTTATTGTcaaagaggaagaggcagagaGAGATCCAAGAGCGAGCCATTGGTTCAGACGACCTCAGTGAAGAAGCCTGGATTGAGAGAGAGCTCGAGTCTGGGATTGTTACCAAACAAGAAGCTGCTGCCTCAGATGGGCTGAGTGATGAAGCCTGGATCGAGAGGGAGCTCGAAGCCGGTATTGTGGTTGGACCAAGAAATAAGCAGGCAATTACTTTAGATTGTTTGAGTGAAGATGATTGGATTGAGAGGGAGCTCGAGTCTGGGATTATTGTAGAGCCAGCGTATGCCAGCAAGAAACAGAAGCTAGAGTCAAGCTGCTGCTAG
- the LOC120641838 gene encoding cyclin-T1-2-like isoform X1, with translation MLSLKSKKSAEFLCQAFVGMFNNLFSISNLTLQKLGCNLLLQLKKSLTYIDGSSCEITNPPTVATVCVFLASKAEDTPCPLDHVVRVAYETMYRRDTAAAQRIRQKDVFEKQKALILIGERLVLTTIRFDFNIQHPYRPLFDAMRNLGINQKEVKQVAWNFVNDWLKTTLYLQYKPQYIAAGSLYLAAKLHNIKLPLHGAHVWWHQFDVAPKPLEAVIQQMMEHAAVKKLMPARPSPVKQKEVPCEAKLHISNSPDSVLNQSSLLISSSSPDIGEPSDPMQLDSCQYLTSSHTSDGRVSGPESNSLSVSAYINVSRKVHDEESLDQASITKHDAGMMSCSNQTSLDAIAAAEGSAECMKQDASHCTVNGKILNQASRNWHGGNVNPLPVVISLDAKMDRESTWCVEPLIGSSNHCTDSLIADSLCSDQRLAAAASVPINDAPSASPVVVESDSLRAELKNVDVARIKDLLSKRKRQREIQERAIGSDDLSEEAWIERELESGIVTKQEAAASDGLSDEAWIERELEAGIVVGPRNKQAITLDCLSEDDWIERELESGIIVEPAYASKKQKLESSCC, from the exons ATGCTGTCTTTGAAAAGCAAGAAGAGTGCAGAGTTTCTTTGCCAAGCATTTGTTGGAATGTTCAACAATCTATTCTCCATTTCCAACTTAACATTGCAAA AACTGGGTTGCAACTTACTGTTACAACTTAAAAAAAGTTTGACATACATTGACGGATCATCTTGTGAAATTACGAATCCTCCA ACAGTTGCAACTGTATGTGTATTTCTGGCATCGAAAGCTGAAGATACTCCTTGCCCCCTGGACCATGTAGTTCGAGTAGCCTATGAGACAATGTATAGGCGGGACACTGCTGCAGCTCAAAGGATCCGCCAGAAG GATGTTTTTGAGAAGCAGAAAGCACTAATTTTGATCGGAGAGAGATTGGTTCTTACAACTATTCGATTTGATTTCAACATTCAGCATCCTTATAGACCACTTTTTGATGCTATGAGAAATCTTGGCATCAATCAGAAGGAAGTGAAACAAGTAGCATGGAACTTTGTGAATGATTG GCTTAAAACAACACTGTACCTACAGTATAAACCACAGTATATTGCTGCTGGATCTCTTTACCTGGCGGCAAAGCTTCACAATATCAAGCTCCCGTTACATGGAGCGCATGTCTGGTGGCACCAATTTGATGTTGCACCGAAGCCTCTGGAAG CTGTCATTCAACAAATGATGGAGCATGCTGCTGTGAAAAAACTGATGCCTGCTCGTCCCAGTCCAGTTAAGCAAAAGGAAGTTCCATGTGAAGCTAAACTGCACATATCTAACAGCCCGGACTCTGTGTTGAATCAATCAAGCTTGTTAATAAGCAGCTCAAGTCCTGATATTGGCGAGCCCAGTGACCCAATGCAGCTGGATTCCTGTCAATACTTGACAAGCAGTCATACAAGTGATGGTAGGGTCTCAGGCCCGGAGAGCAATTCGTTGAGTGTAAGTGCTTATATAAATGTTTCTAGGAAAGTACATGATGAAGAGAGCTTGGATCAAGCCTCAATAACCAAACATGACGCTGGGATGATGTCATGTAGTAATCAGACATCATTAGATGCAATTGCAGCCGCGGAGGGCAGTGCTGAATGTATGAAGCAGGATGCAAGCCATTGCACAGTCAATGGCAAAATCTTGAACCAGGCATCAAGAAATTGGCATGGTGGTAACGTGAACCCATTACCTGTGGTGATATCACTGGATGCCAAGATGGACAGAGAAAGCACTTGGTGTGTCGAACCATTGATTGGAAGCTCTAATCATTGTACTGACAGTCTGATTGCGGATAGCTTGTGCTCTGATCAGAGattggctgctgctgcttcagTCCCAATTAACGATGCACCGTCTGCATCGCCAGTTGTAGTGGAGTCTGATTCTTTGAGGGCAGAACTTAAAAATGTTGATGTTGCCAGAATAAAGGATTTATTGTcaaagaggaagaggcagagaGAGATCCAAGAGCGAGCCATTGGTTCAGACGACCTCAGTGAAGAAGCCTGGATTGAGAGAGAGCTCGAGTCTGGGATTGTTACCAAACAAGAAGCTGCTGCCTCAGATGGGCTGAGTGATGAAGCCTGGATCGAGAGGGAGCTCGAAGCCGGTATTGTGGTTGGACCAAGAAATAAGCAGGCAATTACTTTAGATTGTTTGAGTGAAGATGATTGGATTGAGAGGGAGCTCGAGTCTGGGATTATTGTAGAGCCAGCGTATGCCAGCAAGAAACAGAAGCTAGAGTCAAGCTGCTGCTAG
- the LOC120641839 gene encoding uncharacterized protein LOC120641839 isoform X1: protein MSTFVPGLIDSVVVQDALPPEIVLRPPPPGRASTGWIRPAARRTEAVPNRSFSGEATSSDSRWFHKFCEGAPLPFRAKEIVWLLEFQTFDDKSSAISVGTGINKQLTEMIMKRRNPGQTLVVGKQEYKSIIESSLGIHCLHNEIVKDVMWGMQRHMHRLVPMEKSELPKEDRVPMSQGLQMLLSRHGFHVKPKMINEEIVVAALSLFKYDVAKKEEYPPLRRIGGFLKDVSGIDCKNWRALKIATAFKIICTHEIGDSDETLSKDLQIKLLEDADRYQDLIDGPACIVTYRRLMYAHRDITQSKGIFASLVKKAKASESVLEEHGN from the exons ATGTCCACGTTTGTCCCGGGTCTAATagattctgtagtagtgcaggATGCACTGCCGCCGGAAATCGTCCTCCGCCCTCCACCCCCAGGACGCGCCTCCACCGGGTGgatccggccggccgcccgTCGCACAGAAGCGGTTCCAAACAGGTCTTTCTCCGGCGAGGCCACGAGCTCTGATTCGAGATGGTTTCATAAGTTCTGTGAAGGAGCTCCGCTTCCTTTTAG GGCAAAGGAG ATTGTTTGGCTTTTGGAATTCCAAACTTTCGATGACAAGTCCAGTGCCATTAGTGTTGGGACCGGCATTAACAAACAGCTTACCGAGATGATTATGAAGCGGCGCAACCCTGGGCAGACATTGGTTGTCGGAAAGCAGGAATACAAATCAATCATTGAATCAAGCTTG GGAATACATTGCCTGCACAATGAAATTGTGAAGGATGTAATGTGGGGCATGCAGCGTCACATGCACAGGTTGGTGCCCATGGAAAAATCAGAGCTGCCTAAAGAGGATCGTGTCCCTATGAGTCAAGGACTGCAGATGCTCCTGAGTCGTCATGGCTTTCATGTCAAACCAAAGATG ATAAATGAGGAGATTGTTGTAGCTGCATTGAGCTTGTTTAAATATGATGTTGCTAAGAAGGAAGAATATCCGCCCTTGCGCCGTATTGGTGGTTTCCTTAAGGATGTCTCCGGCATTGACTGTAAGAATTGGCGTGCTCTGAAAATTGCGACTGCTTTTAAGATCATATGCACCCATGAAATTGGCGACTCAGATGAG ACGTTGTCGAAAGATCTGCAAATAAAGTTGCTGGAAGATGCAGATCGTTACCAAGATTTAATAGATGGGCCAGCTTGCATAGTAACCTACAGAAGACTGATGTATGCCCATCGAGACATCACTCAAAGCAAAGGTATATTTGCCTCATTGGTTAAGAAAGCTAAAGCGAGTGAAAGCGTACTCGAGGAGCATGGGAACTAA
- the LOC120641839 gene encoding uncharacterized protein LOC120641839 isoform X2, protein MHCRRKSSSALHPQDAPPPGGSGRPPVAQKRFQTGLSPARPRALIRDGFISSVKELRFLLAAIERVWANFVHYDRAKEIVWLLEFQTFDDKSSAISVGTGINKQLTEMIMKRRNPGQTLVVGKQEYKSIIESSLGIHCLHNEIVKDVMWGMQRHMHRLVPMEKSELPKEDRVPMSQGLQMLLSRHGFHVKPKMINEEIVVAALSLFKYDVAKKEEYPPLRRIGGFLKDVSGIDCKNWRALKIATAFKIICTHEIGDSDETLSKDLQIKLLEDADRYQDLIDGPACIVTYRRLMYAHRDITQSKGIFASLVKKAKASESVLEEHGN, encoded by the exons ATGCACTGCCGCCGGAAATCGTCCTCCGCCCTCCACCCCCAGGACGCGCCTCCACCGGGTGgatccggccggccgcccgTCGCACAGAAGCGGTTCCAAACAGGTCTTTCTCCGGCGAGGCCACGAGCTCTGATTCGAGATGGTTTCATAAGTTCTGTGAAGGAGCTCCGCTTCCTTTTAG CTGCAATAGAA CGTGTGTGGGCAAACTTCGTTCATTATGACAGGGCAAAGGAG ATTGTTTGGCTTTTGGAATTCCAAACTTTCGATGACAAGTCCAGTGCCATTAGTGTTGGGACCGGCATTAACAAACAGCTTACCGAGATGATTATGAAGCGGCGCAACCCTGGGCAGACATTGGTTGTCGGAAAGCAGGAATACAAATCAATCATTGAATCAAGCTTG GGAATACATTGCCTGCACAATGAAATTGTGAAGGATGTAATGTGGGGCATGCAGCGTCACATGCACAGGTTGGTGCCCATGGAAAAATCAGAGCTGCCTAAAGAGGATCGTGTCCCTATGAGTCAAGGACTGCAGATGCTCCTGAGTCGTCATGGCTTTCATGTCAAACCAAAGATG ATAAATGAGGAGATTGTTGTAGCTGCATTGAGCTTGTTTAAATATGATGTTGCTAAGAAGGAAGAATATCCGCCCTTGCGCCGTATTGGTGGTTTCCTTAAGGATGTCTCCGGCATTGACTGTAAGAATTGGCGTGCTCTGAAAATTGCGACTGCTTTTAAGATCATATGCACCCATGAAATTGGCGACTCAGATGAG ACGTTGTCGAAAGATCTGCAAATAAAGTTGCTGGAAGATGCAGATCGTTACCAAGATTTAATAGATGGGCCAGCTTGCATAGTAACCTACAGAAGACTGATGTATGCCCATCGAGACATCACTCAAAGCAAAGGTATATTTGCCTCATTGGTTAAGAAAGCTAAAGCGAGTGAAAGCGTACTCGAGGAGCATGGGAACTAA
- the LOC120641839 gene encoding uncharacterized protein LOC120641839 isoform X4 gives MSTFVPGLIDSVVVQDALPPEIVLRPPPPGRASTGWIRPAARRTEAVPNRSFSGEATSSDSRWFHKFCEGAPLPFRAKEIVWLLEFQTFDDKSSAISVGTGINKQLTEMIMKRRNPGQTLVVGKQEYKSIIESSLRHMHRLVPMEKSELPKEDRVPMSQGLQMLLSRHGFHVKPKMINEEIVVAALSLFKYDVAKKEEYPPLRRIGGFLKDVSGIDCKNWRALKIATAFKIICTHEIGDSDETLSKDLQIKLLEDADRYQDLIDGPACIVTYRRLMYAHRDITQSKGIFASLVKKAKASESVLEEHGN, from the exons ATGTCCACGTTTGTCCCGGGTCTAATagattctgtagtagtgcaggATGCACTGCCGCCGGAAATCGTCCTCCGCCCTCCACCCCCAGGACGCGCCTCCACCGGGTGgatccggccggccgcccgTCGCACAGAAGCGGTTCCAAACAGGTCTTTCTCCGGCGAGGCCACGAGCTCTGATTCGAGATGGTTTCATAAGTTCTGTGAAGGAGCTCCGCTTCCTTTTAG GGCAAAGGAG ATTGTTTGGCTTTTGGAATTCCAAACTTTCGATGACAAGTCCAGTGCCATTAGTGTTGGGACCGGCATTAACAAACAGCTTACCGAGATGATTATGAAGCGGCGCAACCCTGGGCAGACATTGGTTGTCGGAAAGCAGGAATACAAATCAATCATTGAATCAAGCTTG CGTCACATGCACAGGTTGGTGCCCATGGAAAAATCAGAGCTGCCTAAAGAGGATCGTGTCCCTATGAGTCAAGGACTGCAGATGCTCCTGAGTCGTCATGGCTTTCATGTCAAACCAAAGATG ATAAATGAGGAGATTGTTGTAGCTGCATTGAGCTTGTTTAAATATGATGTTGCTAAGAAGGAAGAATATCCGCCCTTGCGCCGTATTGGTGGTTTCCTTAAGGATGTCTCCGGCATTGACTGTAAGAATTGGCGTGCTCTGAAAATTGCGACTGCTTTTAAGATCATATGCACCCATGAAATTGGCGACTCAGATGAG ACGTTGTCGAAAGATCTGCAAATAAAGTTGCTGGAAGATGCAGATCGTTACCAAGATTTAATAGATGGGCCAGCTTGCATAGTAACCTACAGAAGACTGATGTATGCCCATCGAGACATCACTCAAAGCAAAGGTATATTTGCCTCATTGGTTAAGAAAGCTAAAGCGAGTGAAAGCGTACTCGAGGAGCATGGGAACTAA
- the LOC120641839 gene encoding uncharacterized protein LOC120641839 isoform X3 has product MSTFVPGLIDSVVVQDALPPEIVLRPPPPGRASTGWIRPAARRTEAVPNRSFSGEATSSDSRWFHKFCEGAPLPFRAKEIVWLLEFQTFDDKSSAISVGTGINKQLTEMIMKRRNPGQTLVVGKQEYKSIIESSLDVMWGMQRHMHRLVPMEKSELPKEDRVPMSQGLQMLLSRHGFHVKPKMINEEIVVAALSLFKYDVAKKEEYPPLRRIGGFLKDVSGIDCKNWRALKIATAFKIICTHEIGDSDETLSKDLQIKLLEDADRYQDLIDGPACIVTYRRLMYAHRDITQSKGIFASLVKKAKASESVLEEHGN; this is encoded by the exons ATGTCCACGTTTGTCCCGGGTCTAATagattctgtagtagtgcaggATGCACTGCCGCCGGAAATCGTCCTCCGCCCTCCACCCCCAGGACGCGCCTCCACCGGGTGgatccggccggccgcccgTCGCACAGAAGCGGTTCCAAACAGGTCTTTCTCCGGCGAGGCCACGAGCTCTGATTCGAGATGGTTTCATAAGTTCTGTGAAGGAGCTCCGCTTCCTTTTAG GGCAAAGGAG ATTGTTTGGCTTTTGGAATTCCAAACTTTCGATGACAAGTCCAGTGCCATTAGTGTTGGGACCGGCATTAACAAACAGCTTACCGAGATGATTATGAAGCGGCGCAACCCTGGGCAGACATTGGTTGTCGGAAAGCAGGAATACAAATCAATCATTGAATCAAGCTTG GATGTAATGTGGGGCATGCAGCGTCACATGCACAGGTTGGTGCCCATGGAAAAATCAGAGCTGCCTAAAGAGGATCGTGTCCCTATGAGTCAAGGACTGCAGATGCTCCTGAGTCGTCATGGCTTTCATGTCAAACCAAAGATG ATAAATGAGGAGATTGTTGTAGCTGCATTGAGCTTGTTTAAATATGATGTTGCTAAGAAGGAAGAATATCCGCCCTTGCGCCGTATTGGTGGTTTCCTTAAGGATGTCTCCGGCATTGACTGTAAGAATTGGCGTGCTCTGAAAATTGCGACTGCTTTTAAGATCATATGCACCCATGAAATTGGCGACTCAGATGAG ACGTTGTCGAAAGATCTGCAAATAAAGTTGCTGGAAGATGCAGATCGTTACCAAGATTTAATAGATGGGCCAGCTTGCATAGTAACCTACAGAAGACTGATGTATGCCCATCGAGACATCACTCAAAGCAAAGGTATATTTGCCTCATTGGTTAAGAAAGCTAAAGCGAGTGAAAGCGTACTCGAGGAGCATGGGAACTAA